Proteins from a single region of Bos javanicus breed banteng chromosome 25, ARS-OSU_banteng_1.0, whole genome shotgun sequence:
- the HBM gene encoding hemoglobin subunit mu: MLSAQERAHITQVWDLIAGHEAPFGAELLRRLFTVYPSTKVYFRHLGDHPDEVQLLSHGQRMLQAVGVAVQYMDNLRAVLSPLADLHAQVLRVDPTNFPLVIQCFQVVLASHLQGEFTVEMQAAWDKFLTGVAVVLTEKYR; this comes from the exons ATGCTCAGCGCCCAAGAGCGCGCCCACATAACACAGGTCTGGGACCTGATAGCCGGACACGAGGCGCCCTTCGGGGCGGAGCTGCTGCGCAG GCTCTTCACTGTGTACCCTAGCACCAAGGTCTACTTCAGACATCTGGGTGACCACCCAGACGAGGTGCAGCTGCTGAGCCACGGTCAACGCATGCTCCAGGCGGTGGGCGTGGCCGTGCAGTACATGGACAACCTGCGCGCAGTCCTGAGCCCGCTTGCCGACCTGCACGCACAAGTGCTGCGCGTGGACCCCACCAACTTCCCA CTGGTGATCCAGtgtttccaggtggtgctggccTCCCACCTGCAGGGCGAGTTCACGGTGGAGATGCAGGCGGCGTGGGATAAGTTCCTGACGGGCGTGGCCGTGGTGCTGACGGAGAAGTACCGCTGA
- the LOC133238009 gene encoding hemoglobin subunit alpha-I/II, protein MVLSAADKSNVKTAWDKVGGHAAEYGAEALERMFLSFPTTKTYFPHFDLSHGSAQVKGHGAKVAAALTKAVGHLDDLPGALSELSDLHAHKLRVDPVNFKLLSHSLLVTLASHLPNDFTPAVHASLDKFLANVSTVLTSKYR, encoded by the exons ATGGTGCTGTCTGCCGCCGACAAGAGCAATGTCAAGACCGCCTGGGACAAGGTTGGCGGCCACGCTGCAGAGTATGGCGCAGAGGCCCTGGAGAG GATGTTCCTGAGCTTCCCCACCACCAAGACCTACTTCCCCCACTTCGACCTGAGCCACGGCTCCGCCCAGGTCAAGGGCCACGGCGCGAAGGTGGCCGCCGCGCTGACCAAAGCGGTGGGACACCTGGACGACCTGCCCGGTGCCCTGTCTGAACTGAGTGACCTGCACGCTCACAAGCTGCGTGTGGACCCGGTCAACTTCAAG CTTCTGAGCCACTCCCTGCTGGTGACCCTGGCCTCCCACCTCCCCAATGATTTCACCCCCGCGGTCCACGCCTCCCTGGACAAGTTCTTGGCCAACGTGAGCACCGTGCTGACCTCCAAATACCGTTAA
- the HBQ1 gene encoding hemoglobin subunit theta-1 isoform X1, which yields MPRGAGAAQASPRRRARGRPVSTMVLAPADRAAVLALWRKLGTNVGIYTTEALERTFVAFPSSKTYFLHLNLSPGSAQVTAHGQKVADALSLAVNHLDDLPGTLSYLRELHTHKLRVDPVFFKLLCHCLLVTLARHYPGDFSPNMHASLVKFLNHVISALAPSSG from the exons ATGCCGAGAGGCGCAGGCGCAGCCCAGGCTTCACCGAGACGCCGAGCGCGGGGCAGGCCGGTCTCCACCATGGTGCTGGCGCCGGCGGACCGCGCTGCAGTGCTCGCGTTGTGGCGGAAGCTCGGGACCAACGTCGGCATCTACACGACGGAGGCCCTGGAGAG GACCTTCGTGGCCTTCCCTTCCTCCAAGACCTATTTCCTCCACCTAAACTTGAGCCCCGGCTCCGCCCAGGTCACAGCCCACGGCCAGAAGGTGGCCGACGCGCTGAGCTTGGCCGTGAACCACCTGGACGACCTGCCGGGCACCCTGTCGTACCTGCGCGAGCTGCACACGCACAAGCTGCGCGTGGACCCGGTCTTTTTCAAG CTGCTGTGCCACTGCCTGCTGGTGACCCTCGCCCGGCACTACCCCGGAGACTTCAGCCCCAACATGCACGCCTCGCTGGTCAAGTTTCTGAACCACGTGATCTCGGCGCTGGCCCCCAGCAGTGGCTAA
- the HBQ1 gene encoding hemoglobin subunit theta-1 isoform X2: MPRGAGAAQASPRRRARGRPVSTMVLAPADRAAVLALWRKLGTNVGIYTTEALERTFVAFPSSKTYFLHLNLSPGSAQVTAHGQKVADALSLAVNHLDDLPGTLSYLRELHTHKLRVDPVFFKGPDEGGTPFPKRGGKSGQGFSTPTW, from the exons ATGCCGAGAGGCGCAGGCGCAGCCCAGGCTTCACCGAGACGCCGAGCGCGGGGCAGGCCGGTCTCCACCATGGTGCTGGCGCCGGCGGACCGCGCTGCAGTGCTCGCGTTGTGGCGGAAGCTCGGGACCAACGTCGGCATCTACACGACGGAGGCCCTGGAGAG GACCTTCGTGGCCTTCCCTTCCTCCAAGACCTATTTCCTCCACCTAAACTTGAGCCCCGGCTCCGCCCAGGTCACAGCCCACGGCCAGAAGGTGGCCGACGCGCTGAGCTTGGCCGTGAACCACCTGGACGACCTGCCGGGCACCCTGTCGTACCTGCGCGAGCTGCACACGCACAAGCTGCGCGTGGACCCGGTCTTTTTCAAG GGGCCTGACGAGGGTGGGACGCCCTTCCCAAAGAGAGGCGGGAAGTCTGGACAGGGGTTCTCCACTCCCACGTGGTAA